One window from the genome of Nicotiana tomentosiformis chromosome 5, ASM39032v3, whole genome shotgun sequence encodes:
- the LOC138893074 gene encoding uncharacterized protein has translation MVAKTASFSRLYEELEGRGGDKRFFRLAKARERKARDLDQVKCIKDEEGRVLLDDGLIRRRWQTYFHSLLNEEGDKSIVLCDLELSGSRYDFGYCRRIKVDEVEEVMRKISRGKATGPDEISVEFWKSAGKTGLE, from the coding sequence ATGGTGGCCAAGACTGCATCTTTTAGTCGTTTAtatgaggaactcgagggccgaggtggggataagagatttttcaggttagccaaggcgcgagaaaggaaggcgcgtgacttggaccaagtaaagtgcatcaaggacgaagaaggtagagttttgttggatgatgGGCTAATTcgtcggagatggcagacctacttccatagtctcttgaacgaggagggAGACAAGAGCATTGTACTGTGTGATTTGGAACTCTCTGGGAGTCGCTATGACTTTGGGTACTGTAGGCGGATTAAAGTTGATGAAGTTGAGGAGGTTATGCGTAAGATTAGTAGAGGCAAAGCGACCGGGCCGGATGAAATTTcagtggagttttggaagagtgcgggcaagaCAGGCTTGgagtga